The following proteins are encoded in a genomic region of Drosophila miranda strain MSH22 chromosome 4, D.miranda_PacBio2.1, whole genome shotgun sequence:
- the LOC108162714 gene encoding unconventional myosin-IXb isoform X2 encodes MATLGLSKVFILDKYFTELQKFWETEKKLQDASSSNEAVHLQQRLKSLSTELVTLRNRLHVGQGQGQAQGQSNGGQNHGSTGSGGGANVGPKANNFDLNASSPNLNLSSGGAGLSASALQQHTNGHHTVSKHSHNFSHTLPANAGSGTVVSARNTSIPHPLPHQLGEKTALSHHQSHGASTGTLPHMSSMGNILGHGSHSHSHSNSHSHSNSNTLPMRSSNSNGMGAAAISNGGGGGGGAGSQHQYSHGHGQQLPFIPGPKHANPCQSVKTLPFGFGFAPHPSAMGLQQRLQQVSVLPKLAQDMQDLIHLPGPLTEHAVMRTLEARFNEQRYFTNVGPILLSINPYLDVGNPLTLTSTRSMALAPQLQKIVQEAVRQQSETGYPQAIILSGTSGAGKTANAMLMLRQLFAIAGGGPETDAFKHLAAAFTVLRSLGSAKTTTNSESSRIGQFIEVQVTDGALYRTKIHCYFLDQTRVIRPLPKEKNYHIFYQLLAGLNREERQKLHLEGYSPSNLRYLRGEPNYQNEQEDAVRFQAWKTCLGILGIPFLDVVRVLAAVLLLGNVQFIDGGGLEVDVKGETELNSVASLLGVPPAALFRGLTTRTHNVRGQLVKSVCGDGDANMTRDCLAKALYCRTVATIVRRANSLKRLGSTLGTLSSDSNESVHNQADATSQHASTIGGGNAGSKSMAALNNAVRHATDGFIGILDMFGFEEPAPHAQLEHLCINLCAETMQHFYNTHIFKSSVESCRDEGIVCDTEVDYVDNVPCIDLISSLRTGLLSMLDAECSVRGTAESYVTKLKVQHRCSTRLETKPTAEPHDPRMFLIRHFAGRVEYDTTDFLDTNRDVVPDDLVAVFYKHSCNFGFATHLFGSELKALYAQQQAPRGLSFRISPTSHSDLLNGDEPVSTLTQDFHTRLDNLLRTLVHARPHFVRCIRSNGAEQAGTFDRATVVRQIRSLQVLETVNLMASGFPHRMRFKQFNARYRMLAPFRLLRRSEDKALEDCQLILQYAMEQPPVLDGSVTLAWAPGKRHVFLSEGIRQHLEHLRTEIRHKSATLMQATWRGWWWRKKMGNGVKRTRITHHLPSPSAAPLPVTKPPTHSHNSHNSQSKSASTTMAALAAVAAAAPTTVPRLSAKSTNLGIGGTVTRPRPQPIAGTPPPDPHEKCDQKIIQQTCSLFGLDLERPPPVPPSRSYTISGNSKLGYPQSRLMKMSFPEDPPTAGQSESQQLKKGETVTVVGASSGRGHLLVEHKGQSYHVPFQYMELSVGNANANGSALPAVQANGVKI; translated from the exons ATGGCCACATTGGGCCTGTCAAAAGTCTTCATACTGGATAAATATTTTACGGAATTGCAAAAATTTTGGGAGACGGAGAAGAAGCTGCAGG ATGCTTCATCATCCAACGAGGCAGTGCATCTGCAACAGCGGCTCAAGAGCCTGAGCACTGAGCTGGTGACGCTGCGCAATCGATTGCATGTGGGCCAGGGTCAAGGACAGGCACAAGGTCAGAGCAATGGCGGCCAGAATCACGGCTCCACCGGGAGTGGCGGCGGGGCCAATGTGGGTCCCAAGGCCAACAACTTTGACCTGAATGCATCCAGTCCGAATCTGAATCTGAGCTCTGGAGGAGCGGGGCTGTCGGCCAGTGCCCTGCAACAGCATACCAATGGCCACCACACAGTGTCCAAG CATTCGCACAACTTTAGCCATACTCTGCCGGCCAACGCGGGCTCTGGGACGGTGGTGTCGGCGCGAAACACATCGATTCCACACCCACTGCCGCATCAGTTGGGCGAGAAGACGGCCTTGTCGCACCATCAGAGCCATGGAGCGTCGACTGGCACGCTACCCCACATGAGCAGCATGGGAAACATCCTCGGCCATGGTtcccactcgcactcgcactccaACTCTCATTCCCACTCCAATTCCAACACGCTGCCGATGCGCTCCTCCAACTCCAACGGAATGGGAGCGGCGGCGATATCGaacggaggaggaggaggaggaggagctggatCCCAGCATCAGTATTCGCATGGCCATGGCCAGCAGTTGCCATTCATACCCGGACCGAAGCATGCGAATCCTTGCCAGAGCGTCAAAACTCTACCATTTGGCTTTGGGTTCGCGCCCCATCCATCCGCCATGGGTCTCCAACAGAGGTTGCAGCAGGTCAGCGTGTTGCCAAAATTGGCGCAGGACATGCAGGACCTGATTCATCTGCCCGGACCCCTCACCGAGCATGCCGTTATGCGTACGCTTGAGGCCCGCTTCAACGAGCAGCGCTACTTT ACAAATGTGGGACCTATTTTGCTCTCAATCAATCCCTATCTGGATGTGGGCAATCCCCTGACACTCACCTCCACACGGTCCATGGCCCTGGCACCCCAACTGCAGAAGATCGTCCAGGAGGCAGTGCGTCAGCAGAGCGAGACCGGCTATCCGCAGGCCATCATCCTGTCGGGCACCTCGGGAGCCGGAAAGACAGCTAATGCTATGCTGATGCTCCGCCAGTTGTTCGCCATTGCTGGCGGTGGACCAGAGACGGATGCCTTCAAGCATTTAGCAGCTGCGTTTACGGTGCTTCGGTCCCTCGGCTCGGCCAAGACCACCACCAACTCCGAGTCGAGTCGCATCGGTCAGTTCATCGAGGTCCAGGTGACGGATGGGGCTCTCTATCGCACCAAAATCCACTGTTATTTCCTGGACCAGACTCGTGTCATCCGCCCCCTGCCCAAGGAGAAGAACTATCATATCTTCTACCAACTGCTGGCGGGACTCAATCGGGAGGAGCGGCAGAAGCTTCATTTGGAGGGTTACTCCCCTTCGAATCTGCGCTACCTTCGCGGCGAACCGAACTACCAGAACGAGCAGGAGGATGCGGTGCGCTTTCAGGCCTGGAAGACGTGCCTTGGCATATTGGGTATACCGTTTCTGGATGTGGTACGGGTTCTGGCCGCCGTCCTGCTGCTGGGAAATGTTCAGTTTATCGACGGTGGG GGTCTTGAGGTGGACGTCAAGGGTGAAACGGAGCTGAATTCGGTGGCCAGTCTTTTGGGCGTACCTCCAGCCGCTCTCTTCCGTGGCCTCACCACCCGCACCCACAATGTCCGGGGGCAGTTGGTCAAGTCCGTGTGTGGGGATGGAGATGCCAACATGACGAGGGATTGCCTGGCCAAGGCTCTCTACTGCCGTACGGTGGCCACGATTGTGCGTCGGGCGAATAGCCTGAAGCGTCTGGGCTCCACTTTGGGAACCCTGAGCTCCGATTCGAACGAATCGGTGCACAATCAAGCAGATGCGACCTCGCAGCATGCCTCCACCATTGGCGGTGGCAACGCTGGCTCCAAATCGATGGCAGCTCTCAACAATGCAGTGAGGCATGCAACGGATGGTTTCATCGGCATATTGGATATGTTTGGGTTCGAGGAACCCGCGCCACACGCCCAGCTGGAGCACCTGTGCATCAACCTGTGCGCGGAGACAATGCAGCATTTCtacaacacacacattttcaAGTCCTCGGTGGAGTCCTGCCGCGACGAGGGCATCGTGTGTGACACCGAGGTGGACTACGTGGACAATGTGCCGTGTATTGATTTGATATCCTCGCTTCGCACGGGTCTGCTGAGCATGCTGGACGCCGAATGTTCCGTGCGGGGCACTGCAGAGAGCTATGTGACCAAGCTGAAGGTACAGCATCGCTGCTCCACTCGCCTAGAGACGAAACCCACCGCTGAGCCGCACGATCCGCGGATGTTTCTCATACGCCACTTTGCCGGCCGTGTGGAGTACGATACCACGGATTTTCTGGACACCAATCGGGATGTGGTGCCGGACGATTTGGTGGCGGTTTTCTACAAACACAGCTGCAACTTTGGCTTTGCCACACATCTCTTTGGCTCAGAGTTGAAGGCGCTCTACGCACAGCAACAGGCGCCGCGAGGTCTCAGCTTCCGCATATCGCCCACCTCCCACTCGGACTTACTCAACGGGGACGAGCCCGTCTCCACGCTGACTCAGGACTTCCACACGCGACTGGACAACCTGCTGCGCACGCTGGTCCATGCCAGGCCCCACTTTGTGCGCTGCATCAGGAGCAATGGAGCCGAGCAGGCAGGCACCTTCGACAGGGCCACCGTTGTCCGGCAGATCAGGTCGCTGCAGGTCCTGGAGACCGTCAACCTGATGGCCTCAGGCTTCCCGCATCGCATGCGATTCAAGCAATTCAATGCCCGCTATAGGATGCTGGCTCCCTTCCGCCTGCTGAGGCGCAGCGAGGACAAAGCTCTAGAGGATTGTCAACTGATCCTGCAGTATGCCATGGAGCAGCCTCCGGTTCTGGATGGCTCTGTGACATTGGCCTGGGCGCCGGGCAAGCGACATGTCTTCCTCAGCGAGGGTATTCGCCAGCATTTGGAGCACCTGCGCACGGAGATACGTCACAAGAGCGCAACCCTCATGCAGGCCACATGGCGGGGCTGGTGGTGGCGCAAGAAGATGGGCAATGGGGTCAAACGTACGCGTATAACCCACCATTTGCCCTCGCCATCGGCCGCACCACTGCCAGTGACCAAACCACCCACCCATTCTCACAATTCCCACAATTCCCAGAGCAAATCGGCATCCACAACGATGGCTGCCTTGGCGGCAGTGGCTGCTGCAGCTCCAACGACAG TGCCACGCCTCTCGGCAAAGTCCACGAATCTTGGGATTGGAGGAACGGTGACCAGGCCAAGACCACAGCCGATTGCTGGGACTCCACCGCCAGATCCGCATGAGAAATGCGACCAGAAGATTATACAGCAAACCTGCAGTCTGTTTGGACTGGATCTG GAACGTCCACCGCCAGTGCCACCCTCTCGATCCTATACGATCAGCGGAAATTCGAAGTTGGGATATCCGCAAAGTCGCCTCATGAAGATGAGCTTTCCCGAGGATCCCCCCACAGCTGGGCAATCAGAGTCGCAGCAGCTGAAGAAGGGCGAAACGGTGACGGTGGTGGGGGCCTCCAGCGGCAGGGGACATTTGCTGGTGGAGCACAAGGGTCAGAGCTATCACGTGCCCTTTCAGTACATGGAACTGTCTGTCGGAAATGCTAATGCTAATGGGAGTGCACTTCCTGCCGTACAGGCGAACGGTGTTAAGATCTAA
- the LOC108162714 gene encoding myosin-G heavy chain isoform X1 — MLLPDQTYADYDVGQHQQHLTYRKSRRSRSPQSKQRSKSSSASSSSYDRTADFFENIPDFVGDSLPSFLYSPQGQEPTPERNESKRNEGQRNESRNEVVAEEENSESTSQSENCEDDDVLKLCEDFLCRHRMRPDFFCQYHKAVSSTTPSPKQRKASPAIVDTTAPSSGVAAAEVKEQKISKDPISSKISAVVERFTKFSAIYTLPVAKRKKSCNKTTGNITDASSSNEAVHLQQRLKSLSTELVTLRNRLHVGQGQGQAQGQSNGGQNHGSTGSGGGANVGPKANNFDLNASSPNLNLSSGGAGLSASALQQHTNGHHTVSKHSHNFSHTLPANAGSGTVVSARNTSIPHPLPHQLGEKTALSHHQSHGASTGTLPHMSSMGNILGHGSHSHSHSNSHSHSNSNTLPMRSSNSNGMGAAAISNGGGGGGGAGSQHQYSHGHGQQLPFIPGPKHANPCQSVKTLPFGFGFAPHPSAMGLQQRLQQVSVLPKLAQDMQDLIHLPGPLTEHAVMRTLEARFNEQRYFTNVGPILLSINPYLDVGNPLTLTSTRSMALAPQLQKIVQEAVRQQSETGYPQAIILSGTSGAGKTANAMLMLRQLFAIAGGGPETDAFKHLAAAFTVLRSLGSAKTTTNSESSRIGQFIEVQVTDGALYRTKIHCYFLDQTRVIRPLPKEKNYHIFYQLLAGLNREERQKLHLEGYSPSNLRYLRGEPNYQNEQEDAVRFQAWKTCLGILGIPFLDVVRVLAAVLLLGNVQFIDGGGLEVDVKGETELNSVASLLGVPPAALFRGLTTRTHNVRGQLVKSVCGDGDANMTRDCLAKALYCRTVATIVRRANSLKRLGSTLGTLSSDSNESVHNQADATSQHASTIGGGNAGSKSMAALNNAVRHATDGFIGILDMFGFEEPAPHAQLEHLCINLCAETMQHFYNTHIFKSSVESCRDEGIVCDTEVDYVDNVPCIDLISSLRTGLLSMLDAECSVRGTAESYVTKLKVQHRCSTRLETKPTAEPHDPRMFLIRHFAGRVEYDTTDFLDTNRDVVPDDLVAVFYKHSCNFGFATHLFGSELKALYAQQQAPRGLSFRISPTSHSDLLNGDEPVSTLTQDFHTRLDNLLRTLVHARPHFVRCIRSNGAEQAGTFDRATVVRQIRSLQVLETVNLMASGFPHRMRFKQFNARYRMLAPFRLLRRSEDKALEDCQLILQYAMEQPPVLDGSVTLAWAPGKRHVFLSEGIRQHLEHLRTEIRHKSATLMQATWRGWWWRKKMGNGVKRTRITHHLPSPSAAPLPVTKPPTHSHNSHNSQSKSASTTMAALAAVAAAAPTTVPRLSAKSTNLGIGGTVTRPRPQPIAGTPPPDPHEKCDQKIIQQTCSLFGLDLERPPPVPPSRSYTISGNSKLGYPQSRLMKMSFPEDPPTAGQSESQQLKKGETVTVVGASSGRGHLLVEHKGQSYHVPFQYMELSVGNANANGSALPAVQANGVKI; from the exons atgttgctgCCGGATCAGACGTACGCGGACTACGACGTGggccagcatcagcagcatctgACCTACCGCAAGAGCCGCCGCAGTCGGTCGCCGCAATCCAAGCAGCGCTCCAAGAGCTCCagtgccagcagcagcagctatgATCGCACGGCGGATTTCTTTGAGAATATCCCGGATTTCGTGGGCGATTCCCTGCCCTCGTTTCTCTACAGCCCCCAGGGGCAGGAACCTACGCCAGAGCGGAACGAGAGTAAGCGAAATGAGGGTCAACGGAATGAGAGTCGGAATGAGGTGGTGGCGGAGGAGGAAAACAGCGAGAGCACCAGTCAGAGCGAGAATTGCGAGGACGATGATGTCCTCAAACTGTGCGAGGACTTTCTCTGTCGCCATCGCATGCGTCCGGACTTCTTCTGtcagtaccacaaggcagtcAG TTCCACCACACCATCGCCGAAACAAAGAAAAGCCTCGCCCGCTATTGTGGACACCACTGCTCCGTCCTCAGGTGTGGCCGCGGCGGAGGTAAAGGAACAAAAAATATCCAAGGACCCCATTTCCAGCAAAATCAGCGCTGTGGTTGAGCGATTCACAAAGTTCTCGGCTATTTACACGCTGCCAGTGGCAAAGCGAAAGAAGTCGTGCAACAAGACAACGGGTAATATAACAG ATGCTTCATCATCCAACGAGGCAGTGCATCTGCAACAGCGGCTCAAGAGCCTGAGCACTGAGCTGGTGACGCTGCGCAATCGATTGCATGTGGGCCAGGGTCAAGGACAGGCACAAGGTCAGAGCAATGGCGGCCAGAATCACGGCTCCACCGGGAGTGGCGGCGGGGCCAATGTGGGTCCCAAGGCCAACAACTTTGACCTGAATGCATCCAGTCCGAATCTGAATCTGAGCTCTGGAGGAGCGGGGCTGTCGGCCAGTGCCCTGCAACAGCATACCAATGGCCACCACACAGTGTCCAAG CATTCGCACAACTTTAGCCATACTCTGCCGGCCAACGCGGGCTCTGGGACGGTGGTGTCGGCGCGAAACACATCGATTCCACACCCACTGCCGCATCAGTTGGGCGAGAAGACGGCCTTGTCGCACCATCAGAGCCATGGAGCGTCGACTGGCACGCTACCCCACATGAGCAGCATGGGAAACATCCTCGGCCATGGTtcccactcgcactcgcactccaACTCTCATTCCCACTCCAATTCCAACACGCTGCCGATGCGCTCCTCCAACTCCAACGGAATGGGAGCGGCGGCGATATCGaacggaggaggaggaggaggaggagctggatCCCAGCATCAGTATTCGCATGGCCATGGCCAGCAGTTGCCATTCATACCCGGACCGAAGCATGCGAATCCTTGCCAGAGCGTCAAAACTCTACCATTTGGCTTTGGGTTCGCGCCCCATCCATCCGCCATGGGTCTCCAACAGAGGTTGCAGCAGGTCAGCGTGTTGCCAAAATTGGCGCAGGACATGCAGGACCTGATTCATCTGCCCGGACCCCTCACCGAGCATGCCGTTATGCGTACGCTTGAGGCCCGCTTCAACGAGCAGCGCTACTTT ACAAATGTGGGACCTATTTTGCTCTCAATCAATCCCTATCTGGATGTGGGCAATCCCCTGACACTCACCTCCACACGGTCCATGGCCCTGGCACCCCAACTGCAGAAGATCGTCCAGGAGGCAGTGCGTCAGCAGAGCGAGACCGGCTATCCGCAGGCCATCATCCTGTCGGGCACCTCGGGAGCCGGAAAGACAGCTAATGCTATGCTGATGCTCCGCCAGTTGTTCGCCATTGCTGGCGGTGGACCAGAGACGGATGCCTTCAAGCATTTAGCAGCTGCGTTTACGGTGCTTCGGTCCCTCGGCTCGGCCAAGACCACCACCAACTCCGAGTCGAGTCGCATCGGTCAGTTCATCGAGGTCCAGGTGACGGATGGGGCTCTCTATCGCACCAAAATCCACTGTTATTTCCTGGACCAGACTCGTGTCATCCGCCCCCTGCCCAAGGAGAAGAACTATCATATCTTCTACCAACTGCTGGCGGGACTCAATCGGGAGGAGCGGCAGAAGCTTCATTTGGAGGGTTACTCCCCTTCGAATCTGCGCTACCTTCGCGGCGAACCGAACTACCAGAACGAGCAGGAGGATGCGGTGCGCTTTCAGGCCTGGAAGACGTGCCTTGGCATATTGGGTATACCGTTTCTGGATGTGGTACGGGTTCTGGCCGCCGTCCTGCTGCTGGGAAATGTTCAGTTTATCGACGGTGGG GGTCTTGAGGTGGACGTCAAGGGTGAAACGGAGCTGAATTCGGTGGCCAGTCTTTTGGGCGTACCTCCAGCCGCTCTCTTCCGTGGCCTCACCACCCGCACCCACAATGTCCGGGGGCAGTTGGTCAAGTCCGTGTGTGGGGATGGAGATGCCAACATGACGAGGGATTGCCTGGCCAAGGCTCTCTACTGCCGTACGGTGGCCACGATTGTGCGTCGGGCGAATAGCCTGAAGCGTCTGGGCTCCACTTTGGGAACCCTGAGCTCCGATTCGAACGAATCGGTGCACAATCAAGCAGATGCGACCTCGCAGCATGCCTCCACCATTGGCGGTGGCAACGCTGGCTCCAAATCGATGGCAGCTCTCAACAATGCAGTGAGGCATGCAACGGATGGTTTCATCGGCATATTGGATATGTTTGGGTTCGAGGAACCCGCGCCACACGCCCAGCTGGAGCACCTGTGCATCAACCTGTGCGCGGAGACAATGCAGCATTTCtacaacacacacattttcaAGTCCTCGGTGGAGTCCTGCCGCGACGAGGGCATCGTGTGTGACACCGAGGTGGACTACGTGGACAATGTGCCGTGTATTGATTTGATATCCTCGCTTCGCACGGGTCTGCTGAGCATGCTGGACGCCGAATGTTCCGTGCGGGGCACTGCAGAGAGCTATGTGACCAAGCTGAAGGTACAGCATCGCTGCTCCACTCGCCTAGAGACGAAACCCACCGCTGAGCCGCACGATCCGCGGATGTTTCTCATACGCCACTTTGCCGGCCGTGTGGAGTACGATACCACGGATTTTCTGGACACCAATCGGGATGTGGTGCCGGACGATTTGGTGGCGGTTTTCTACAAACACAGCTGCAACTTTGGCTTTGCCACACATCTCTTTGGCTCAGAGTTGAAGGCGCTCTACGCACAGCAACAGGCGCCGCGAGGTCTCAGCTTCCGCATATCGCCCACCTCCCACTCGGACTTACTCAACGGGGACGAGCCCGTCTCCACGCTGACTCAGGACTTCCACACGCGACTGGACAACCTGCTGCGCACGCTGGTCCATGCCAGGCCCCACTTTGTGCGCTGCATCAGGAGCAATGGAGCCGAGCAGGCAGGCACCTTCGACAGGGCCACCGTTGTCCGGCAGATCAGGTCGCTGCAGGTCCTGGAGACCGTCAACCTGATGGCCTCAGGCTTCCCGCATCGCATGCGATTCAAGCAATTCAATGCCCGCTATAGGATGCTGGCTCCCTTCCGCCTGCTGAGGCGCAGCGAGGACAAAGCTCTAGAGGATTGTCAACTGATCCTGCAGTATGCCATGGAGCAGCCTCCGGTTCTGGATGGCTCTGTGACATTGGCCTGGGCGCCGGGCAAGCGACATGTCTTCCTCAGCGAGGGTATTCGCCAGCATTTGGAGCACCTGCGCACGGAGATACGTCACAAGAGCGCAACCCTCATGCAGGCCACATGGCGGGGCTGGTGGTGGCGCAAGAAGATGGGCAATGGGGTCAAACGTACGCGTATAACCCACCATTTGCCCTCGCCATCGGCCGCACCACTGCCAGTGACCAAACCACCCACCCATTCTCACAATTCCCACAATTCCCAGAGCAAATCGGCATCCACAACGATGGCTGCCTTGGCGGCAGTGGCTGCTGCAGCTCCAACGACAG TGCCACGCCTCTCGGCAAAGTCCACGAATCTTGGGATTGGAGGAACGGTGACCAGGCCAAGACCACAGCCGATTGCTGGGACTCCACCGCCAGATCCGCATGAGAAATGCGACCAGAAGATTATACAGCAAACCTGCAGTCTGTTTGGACTGGATCTG GAACGTCCACCGCCAGTGCCACCCTCTCGATCCTATACGATCAGCGGAAATTCGAAGTTGGGATATCCGCAAAGTCGCCTCATGAAGATGAGCTTTCCCGAGGATCCCCCCACAGCTGGGCAATCAGAGTCGCAGCAGCTGAAGAAGGGCGAAACGGTGACGGTGGTGGGGGCCTCCAGCGGCAGGGGACATTTGCTGGTGGAGCACAAGGGTCAGAGCTATCACGTGCCCTTTCAGTACATGGAACTGTCTGTCGGAAATGCTAATGCTAATGGGAGTGCACTTCCTGCCGTACAGGCGAACGGTGTTAAGATCTAA
- the LOC108162716 gene encoding zinc finger protein 708 has product MYITQMETPRAPPNENTASSCRLCHRPASTATTPNIFNDREGFWDGGKFCIADVCQSVWGVQYDRHEYLPEQICSECLEVLEDFYKQRRGMKQREAALQEQLKEIIKKDPKYRPGLNGNPGVFEPGDDCEIVEVDPDKVAETSDDEIGSDEENENAEDEEEEEEFEDFEEDEADTTNAEDADMSMPLGIDAAPVGQMAVEMKLEQPSAVSNTGGPRPKTAFLCQYCDLGYTLPAECQQHERTAHNTHAPYCCTFCSLLFITRTALIAHIKSQHDMDRPYVCAQCRKGFVRRSDLKKHAIVHTGVRPYTCTVCTKSFSRNTNLTKHMRIHSGEKPFVCQQCPRSFQTAQEMTNHSRLHSGARPFQCNRCPFSSSRKDKLVAHQQMHTKRDVEQILQQQQQNALHPPTPEELAQLQHELTQQLMPKPITPQKPGRSFRCDVCDRVFQRERDLQRHRALHLDTLLACKICNLVFNRREQLQRHTLEAHGPTYTCAICCITFLQQIELENHLKVHQLHHKVAQSTQQAMIATATMPHKIVEPTAVPKMLPVPQVPLQIRPSAAELNFYSNMIPTMNLGFYSETRPEE; this is encoded by the exons ATGTATATTACACAGATGGAAACTCCACGGGCCCCGCCAAACGAGAACACTGCCAGCTCGTGCCGCCTGTGCCATCGGCCGGCGTCGACCGCGACCACGCCAAACATTTTCAATGATCGCGAGGGTTTCTGGGATGGCGGCAAATTCTGCATTGCCGATGTCTGCCAGAGCGTATGGGGAGTGCAG TACGATCGCCATGAGTACTTGCCGGAGCAGATATGCTCTGAGTGCTTGGAAGTGCTGGAGGATTTCTATAAACAGCGGCGGGGAATGAAGCAGCGGGAAGCCGCCTTGCAGGAGCAACTGAAGGAGATCATTAAAAAGGATCCCAAGTATCGACCCGGATTGAACGGAAATCCTGGTGTATTTGAGCCCGGAGACGATTGCGAAATTGTGGAAGTGGATCCGGATAAGGTTGCGGAGACGAGCGATGATGAGATAGGCTCTGATGAAGAGAACGAGAATGCAGAGGacgaggaggaagaggaggagttCGAGGACTttgaggaagatgaagcagaTACGACGAATGCAGAAGATGCTGACATGTCCATGCCGCTGGGCATAGATGCGGCTCCAGTGGGCCAAATGGCGGTGGAAATGAAGTTAGAGCAGCCCAGTGCTGTATCCAACACTGGAGGACCACGTCCCAAGACCGCTTTTCTGTGTCAGTACTGCGACTTGGGCTATACGCTTCCAGCTGAATGCCAGCAGCATGAGAGAACCGCCCATAATACCCATGCTCCGTACTGTTGCACATTTTGCAGTTTGCTTTTCATCACGCGAACCGCTTTAATTGCCCATATCAAGTCGCAGCACGATATGGATCGTCCCTACGTGTGTGCCCAGTGCAGGAAGGGATTTGTACGCCGCTCCGACCTCAAAAAGCACGCCATCGTCCATACCGGCGTGCGACCCTACACCTGCACTGTCTGCACAAAGAGCTTCTCCCGGAACACCAATCTGACGAAGCATATGCGGATTCACAGCGGAGAGAAGCCGTTCGTGTGCCAGCAATGTCCACGCTCCTTCCAGACCGCCCAGGAGATGACAAACCACTCGCGTTTGCATTCCGGCGCCAGACCCTTTCAGTGCAACCGCTGTCCGTTCTCCTCATCGCGCAAGGACAAGCTTGTTGCCCATCAGCAAATGCACACTAAGCGCGACGTTGAGCAGAtcttgcagcagcagcaacaaaacgCCCTGCATCCACCGACCCCGGAGGAGCTGGCACAACTACAGCACGAGCTGACGCAACAGTTGATGCCGAAGCCAATAACTCCACAGAAGCCAGGACGAAGCTTCCGTTGCGACGTCTGCGACAGGGTCTTTCAACGGGAGCGCGATCTTCAGCGTCATCGTGCGCTTCATCTGGACACGCTGCTGGCCTGTAAGATATGCAATCTAGTCTTCAATCGGCGCGAACAGCTGCAGCGTCACACACTGGAGGCTCACGGTCCTACCTATACGTGTGCCATTTGCTGCATTACCTTTTTGCAGCAGATTGAGCTGGAGAACCACTTGAAGGTCCATCAGCTGCACCACAAGGTGGCCCAAAGCACCCAGCAGGCCATGATTGCTACTGCGACTATGCCCCACAAAATTGTTGAACCGACAGCGGTGCCCAAAATGCTCCCAGTGCCACAGGTGCCGCTACAGATTCGTCCTTCAGCCGCAGAGCTCAACTTCTACAGCAACATGATTCCCACCATGAACCTGGGCTTCTATAGTGAAACGCGGCCCGAGGAATAA
- the LOC108162720 gene encoding uncharacterized protein LOC108162720, protein MVAMEPRSDEVLHLQAELDAAYDIISEMDFDLDDVDILKIQNQWLRDELKELKEKSGWEDLGDVSHRNIGERQSDRHKRRRYRLNVARGMHGQSLKNLALERRYGRQWDGSVIGELLRCCRAGAAEN, encoded by the exons ATGGTTGCAATGGAGCCACGATCTGATGAGGTACTGCACCTCCAAGCAGAACTGGATGCAGCCTACGATATTATCAGTGAGATGGACTTTGATCTGGACGAT GTCGATATATTGAAAATTCAAAACCAATGGCTGCGCGATGAACTGAAAGAATTGAAAGAAAAATCAGGATGGGAAGATCTTGGAGATGTATCACACAGAAACATAGGGGAGCGGCAATCTGATCGACATAAGCGTCGCAGATATAGACTGAATGTGGCCCGCGGCATGCATGGACAGAGTCTGAAAAATCTAGCACTAGAGCGACGATATGGACGGCAATGGGATGGATCGGTTATAGGGGAACTACTCCGATGCTGCAGGGCGGGAGCGGCTGAGAATtga
- the LOC108162719 gene encoding uncharacterized protein LOC108162719, with protein sequence MASSGDIPEVDMLSVSKSSEVERRAILGFAPRINLVTVDYGDLERIDTFYLDSQRYRDYYRDPYDKLPKPQRFKYHQGKCGIKLDHSVEQLRRPISWVEERKPVVYPLKYDTSMRLETSAASMMRGRYDPGSCIRYKR encoded by the coding sequence ATGGCGTCGTCCGGAGATATTCCGGAGGTGGATATGCTAAGTGTGTCCAAGAGCTCAGAGGTAGAGCGTCGAGCGATTCTGGGCTTCGCTCCTCGTATTAATCTGGTGACCGTGGACTACGGGGATCTGGAGAGAATCGACACCTTCTACTTGGACAGCCAGAGGTATCGCGACTATTACCGGGACCCCTACGACAAGCTGCCGAAACCGCAACGATTCAAATACCACCAGGGAAAATGTGGCATTAAGCTGGATCACAGTGTGGAGCAGTTGCGACGCCCCATCAGTTGGGTTGAGGAGCGTAAGCCTGTGGTGTATCCGTTGAAATATGACACCTCAATGAGACTGGAGACATCGGCGGCATCCATGATGCGGGGCCGCTACGATCCCGGCAGCTGCATCCGCTACAAACGCTAG